Proteins co-encoded in one Siniperca chuatsi isolate FFG_IHB_CAS linkage group LG11, ASM2008510v1, whole genome shotgun sequence genomic window:
- the LOC122884891 gene encoding potassium voltage-gated channel subfamily G member 3-like yields the protein MKFGSSLCTLNVGGRRFCFSAELMKRLPLSRLSRLHRCVSESELLELCDDYDRDRNEFFFDRHSEAFSFIMLYVQHGKLRFVPHMCELSFYNEMLYWGLESADLQSCCQRRLDQRMSDCFVHFFPEEEPRGSSGPRSHWLERMRRTFEEPTSSLAAQILASVSMLFVVISMVMLCASTLPDWKTTETLDQHRIIEAVCIGWFTVECIVRFLVSRDKCEFVRRPLNIIDLLAITPYYVSVTVTILTGENSQLQRAGVTLRVLRIMRIFWVIKLARHFLGLQTLGLTLRRCYREMMMLLVFICVAMAIFSALAQLLEHGLDLETGNQDYASIPAACWWVIISMTTVGYGDMYPVTVAGRVLGGLCVVSGIVLLALPITFIYHSFVQCYHELKVRSARCTHSLSAEFIN from the exons ATGAAGTTTGGAAGCAGTCTTTGCACCCTGAACGTCGGCGGTCGCAGGTTTTGCTTCTCGGCCGAGCTGATGAAGCGCCTCCCTCTCAGCAGACTCAGTCGGCTGCATCGCTGCGTGTCGGAGAGCGAGCTGCTGGAGCTCTGCGACGACTACGACCGTGACAGGAACGAGTTTTTCTTCGACCGGCACTCGGAGGCCTTCAGCTTCATCATGCTGTACGTGCAGCACGGGAAGCTGCGCTTCGTGCCGCACATGTGCGAGCTGTCCTTCTATAACGAGATGCTGTACTGGGGCCTGGAGAGTGCCGACCTGCAGTCGTGCTGCCAACGACGCCTCGACCAACGCATGTCTGACTGCTTCGTCCACTTCTTCCCTGAGGAGGAGCCGCGGGGCTCCTCGGGGCCCCGGAGCCACTGGctggagaggatgaggaggacgTTCGAGGAGCCCACGTCTTCGCTGGCGGCGCAGATCCTCGCCTCGGTGTCGATGCTGTTCGTGGTCATCTCCATGGTGATGCTCTGTGCCAGCACTTTACCGGACTGGAAGACCACCGAGACCCTGGACCAGCACAG GATCATCGAGGCGGTGTGTATCGGTTGGTTCACGGTGGAGTGTATCGTCCGTTTCCTCGTATCTCGGGATAAATGTGAGTTTGTCCGTCGTCCTCTGAACATCATCGACCTGTTGGCCATCACGCCGTACTACGTCTCTGTTACCGTGACGATCCTGACGGGGGAGAACTCCCAGCTGCAGCGGGCCGGCGTCACTCTACGCGTCCTGCGCATTATGCGGATCTTCTGGGTGATCAAGCTGGCCCGTCACTTCCTGGGTCTGCAGACGCTCGGCCTGACACTGCGGCGCTGCTACCGTGAGATGATGATGCTGCTGGTCTTCATCTGCGTCGCCATGGCGATCTTCAGCGCACTGGCCCAGCTGCTGGAACATGGCCTGGACCTGGAAACCGGAAACCAGGACTACGCCAGCATCCCCGCTGCCTGCTGGTGGGTCATCATCTCCATGACGACGGTGGGATACGGGGACATGTACCCGGTGACGGTGGCGGGCCGCGTGCTGGGTGGCCTCTGCGTGGTGAGCGGCATTGTGCTGCTGGCGTTGCCCATCACCTTCATCTACCACAGCTTCGTCCAGTGCTACCACGAGCTCAAGGTGCGCTCCGCCCGCTGCACCCACAGCCTGTCCGCCGAGTTCATCAACTGA
- the LOC122884638 gene encoding uncharacterized protein LOC122884638 isoform X2: MGGADPSDQLIQYYSAQHETMRWYDFLDRASTNSFILHKELVTHRASMEELTLWQASPHSCSPPPAGQLPVPKATTGRRRREHCQSRGKRRDAPWKCRERDVAVCVQLHRKCFAARQLKHAHYGLRPGVPPVSPPIIFASPTKLASETGSQVEYLGANRVPELQKVFQDFFLRIDMIGLESLWAELRLSQRSARQKQQAVECRN; this comes from the exons ATGGGTGGAGCTGATCCATCAGACCAGCTCATTCAGTATTACTCCGCACAACACGAGACCATGCGTTGGTACGATTTTCTGGACAGGGCCTCCACCAACAGCTTCATTCTCCACAAGGAGCTCGTGACACACAGAGCTTCGATGGAGGAGCTGACTCTGTGGCAAGCCTCTCCGCACAGCTGCTCCCCTCCACCTGCAGGTCAGCTTCCTGTACCTAAAGCCACCACGGGTCGCAGGAGACGCGAGCATTGCCAAAGCCGAGGCAAGCGAAGGGACGCACCGTGGAAATGCAGGGAGCGTGACGTCGCCGTCTGCGTGCAGCTGCACAGGAAGTGTTTTGCAGCACGGCAGTtgaaacatgcacattat GGTCTGCGTCCAGGTGTCCCACCAGTCAGTCCTCCCATCATCTTTGCGTCTCCGACCAAACTGGCGTCTGAAACAGGAAGTCAAGTGGAGTACCTGGGAGCCAATCGAGTCCCCGAACTGCAGAAAGTCTTCCAG gacttctttctacggattgatatgattggactcgaGAGTCTATGGGCAGAACTGCGTCTATCGCAGCGGTCGGCTCGTCAGAAGCAACAGGCCGTAGAATgccgtaattga
- the LOC122884638 gene encoding uncharacterized protein LOC122884638 isoform X1 yields the protein MGGADPSDQLIQYYSAQHETMRWYDFLDRASTNSFILHKELVTHRASMEELTLWQASPHSCSPPPAGQLPVPKATTGRRRREHCQSRGKRRDAPWKCRERDVAVCVQLHRKCFAARQLKHAHYGLRPGVPPVSPPIIFASPTKLASETGSQVEYLGANRVPELQKVFQRSDGVPVHLKKGLIDKLLYRTTMGLTVGGALYCLVALYFAAQPSNK from the exons ATGGGTGGAGCTGATCCATCAGACCAGCTCATTCAGTATTACTCCGCACAACACGAGACCATGCGTTGGTACGATTTTCTGGACAGGGCCTCCACCAACAGCTTCATTCTCCACAAGGAGCTCGTGACACACAGAGCTTCGATGGAGGAGCTGACTCTGTGGCAAGCCTCTCCGCACAGCTGCTCCCCTCCACCTGCAGGTCAGCTTCCTGTACCTAAAGCCACCACGGGTCGCAGGAGACGCGAGCATTGCCAAAGCCGAGGCAAGCGAAGGGACGCACCGTGGAAATGCAGGGAGCGTGACGTCGCCGTCTGCGTGCAGCTGCACAGGAAGTGTTTTGCAGCACGGCAGTtgaaacatgcacattat GGTCTGCGTCCAGGTGTCCCACCAGTCAGTCCTCCCATCATCTTTGCGTCTCCGACCAAACTGGCGTCTGAAACAGGAAGTCAAGTGGAGTACCTGGGAGCCAATCGAGTCCCCGAACTGCAGAAAGTCTTCCAG aggTCTGATGGGGTCCCAGTCCACCTGAAGAAGGGCCTGATAGACAAGCTGCTGTACCGGACCACCATGGGTCTGACTGTGGGGGGGGCGCTCTACTGCCTGGTGGCTCTCTACTTCGCCGCCCAGCccagcaacaagtaa
- the LOC122884638 gene encoding cytochrome c oxidase subunit 7A-related protein, mitochondrial-like isoform X3, which translates to MYYRLNGVTQRLTGAPAAAYSPQGLRPGVPPVSPPIIFASPTKLASETGSQVEYLGANRVPELQKVFQRSDGVPVHLKKGLIDKLLYRTTMGLTVGGALYCLVALYFAAQPSNK; encoded by the exons ATGTACTACCGACTGAACGGAGTGACGCAGCGGCTCACCGGAGCTCCCGCCGCCGCTTACAGCCCGCAG GGTCTGCGTCCAGGTGTCCCACCAGTCAGTCCTCCCATCATCTTTGCGTCTCCGACCAAACTGGCGTCTGAAACAGGAAGTCAAGTGGAGTACCTGGGAGCCAATCGAGTCCCCGAACTGCAGAAAGTCTTCCAG aggTCTGATGGGGTCCCAGTCCACCTGAAGAAGGGCCTGATAGACAAGCTGCTGTACCGGACCACCATGGGTCTGACTGTGGGGGGGGCGCTCTACTGCCTGGTGGCTCTCTACTTCGCCGCCCAGCccagcaacaagtaa